CCACGGCGACTTCGTGGACGCCCGGATGGACGAGCAGACCGTTTTCAATTTCAGTGGCTCCCAGAATGTGTCCGGCGATATTCAGGACCTCGTCTTGGCGGCCGAGTATCCAGAGATGGCCGTCCGCATCCTGCCGCGCCAGATCACCTGTCCAATAGGTTTTTTGCGAGGGACTCCAATAGCCGGCAAAGCTCTGGTCGTGTTCGCGGAATAAGCCGTTGAAGAAGCCGGGCCACGACCCGTAGAGCACGAGATGCCCCGTGGTGTTGGCCGGCACAGGGGTCCCTTCGGGATCGACTACGGCCGCCTGGATGCCCGGCAGGGGGCGTCCTACAGAGCCGGGTTTGAGGGTATTGGCGGGCAAGGGGGAAATGACGATGGCGCCGGTTTCGGTCTGCCACCAGGTGTTGAGCAGGGGGCATTGCCCCTGACCGATGTGTTCATGCCACCAGAGCCAGACCTCCGGCGCCAGGGGTTCGCCCACCGCGGCCAAGAGGCGGAGTGCGCTCAGATCATGCTGGGCGGGGAAGCCCGGCCCGTAGCGTTTGACCATGCGCATCAGCGTCGGCGTGGTGTAGAGGATACTTACACCGGCCTTTTCGACAATCCGCCAGATCCTGTCGGCTTTGGGGTACAGAGGGTGTCCCTCGTAGAGCATTGTGGTCGAGCCCGCCAATAACGGTCCCCACAGGGCGTAGCTCTGCCCGGTGATCCAGCCCAGATCCGCCTGACACCAGAGGATGTCCGTGGCCTTGATATCCAGAACCCAGTTCATGGTCCGATTCAAGGCGACCATGTATCCGCCGTGGGTATGGACCACCCCTTTGGGCGTCCCGGTCGTCCCGGAGGTGTACTGGACGAAGAGGATGTGGTCGCTGTCCAGAGCGGTGGTGGGCTCGTTCCCGTGGACCGGATGGAGGACATCATCGTAGGCGAGGTCGCGGTCAGTGCGCAGGCTTTGTTTGATGCCCAGGCGCGGGACGACGATGGTCAGTTCGACGCTGTCGCCTTCCGGGCTGTCCAAGGCGGTGTCCACGATCTCTTTGAGGCCCACAACACTTCCATTGCGGGCGAAACCGTCGGCACAGACGACGCATTCGGCCTGCAGGGCGGCGATCCTGGCCCGCAAGACCTTGGCCGCATACCCGACAAAGACATGACTCTGTACGGCCCCGATTTTCGCGATGGCCAGACTCAGGGCCACGGTTTCCGGCAACGGGGGGAGGCAAAGGACGAAAACCGATCCTGCTTGGAACCCCAGCCGGCGCAAGCCCGCTGCGAGGCGGTTCACCTCTCGGGACAATTCAAAATAGGTCCATTTCCGGGTTTCCCCGGCTTCACTTTCCCACACAAGGGCCAATTTATTGCGGTTGGCGGAGTGGACGTGGCGGTCGAGACAATTGTGGACGATATTGCACTTGGCACCGGCAAACCAGGTCGGCGGGTCCCCGTCGTCGCACACCGTGTGCCACGGCTCGTTCCATTGCAATTCCTTGGCCGCCTGTTCCCAGAACCCCTCCGGGTTGTCGGCGAACCAGGCCCTGGCCTGCTCGATCTCCTGGGCCGAGAGATTCGCTCCCATGCGCACGGGAGCCGCGGGGCGAAAAAGATGTTCTTCCGGGGCGTGCTGTTCAGACATGGACTTCCTCGGGGTTGTCGGTTCCTGGACAAACGACCAGGGCTCTCCAGGGCACTGAGCCTGTGTTTCCGGCTGGGTTAAAGCCCCAAAAGCGATTTCAATTCCTGGATGCGCCGCCGGCTCACCGGGAGTTCGATTCGCGGCGTGCCTGCTGTGCGGAGCATGAGGTTCGCTCCGGGCATGCTGGCGACCTCTGTGACCATATCAAGATTGACCAGGTATTTTCTGTGGATTCGGAAAAAACGGTGCTGGGCAAGACGTTCTTCCAGATTTTTGAGCCGGGAGGCGTTCAAGTATTTGCCTGAACTGGTGTGGACGAAGCAGTAGTCGTCTTCGGCAGCAATAAAGATTATATGCACATAGGGAATGAGCAGGGTTTTGCCCGCGCTTTGGACCGGAAGTTTGTCCGGCCTCTGCGCAGACGTGGCCAGCGGTTCGCTCCAGGTCGCCTTGAGGGCTTCAACAAAGTGCTCTTCGTCGTCATCACCGAGATCGAGTCGCAGTGTTTCGCGCTTATGCGCGGGGCGCGGCGCGTTGTTTCCTGCAGTCGTGTTCTGGACAGCGTGGGGAGGCGGAGGTATGCGGCGTATTTTTTCCAGGCACTGGTCCAGTCGTTCGGTTGAAGCGGGCCAGAGGAAGTAGTCCAGGGCACCGAGCTCAAAGGCTTCCAAGGCCTGATCCTGGGTCGTGGCGACAAAGAGCAGGGCCGGCGGCAAGGGCATGGTCTTCAGAAGACGCGCGAGTTCCAGTCCGGTACACTCCCCCATAGGTCCGGGGGCAAGGAATAGGGCGTTGTAGGCCATGTTCTGGGCGAGTTCCAGGGCCTCGTTGGCCCGGGCAGCCTCCCCGACGACACGGAGCCAGGCCACGCGCTGACAATGGTCGCGCAGCGTCTGCCGGATCTCAGAAACCGGATGGGCAAGAAGGCAGCGCAAGGGATACATGGGCCAGGTCCTGCTCTTGGTCCGAGGATAGTTTCCTGTCTAGCGCGAAGTCCAAACGGGGGCAAGGCGCTGTGGTTTTTGGTGCCCAAGTCTGGTTCGCGGCGCTATGCAGCGGATCGATCTTGACCTTGTGGCCACCTCCCCGGCAATGTACATATTCGACCTGTATCCGAGGCAGAGAACGAGGAGACACGATATGGCTTTTTCCGGCGGACGTTGGGAAACGATTCCTGACAGGGGAGCGGCACTGCAGACTTCCCGAAAACTGACCTGGTTGACGTATATTCTCTACGCGGCCTCCCCGGTTTTCGGTATTACGGCGATTGTTGCTATCGTTTTGAATTATATTAAAAAAGATGATGTCAAAGGGACTTGGCTAGAAAGCCATTTCCGTTGGCAGATCCGGACCTTCTGGTGGGGACTTCTTTGGATCAGCCTGGGGTCGATTACCGCTGTGGTCTTCATCGGCATCCCAATTCTCTTTGCTGCCACAGTCTGGCTGATCTACAGAGTGGTGAAGGGCATGGTCTATCTCTATGACGAACGGGTGTTACCGCTGCCGTAGGCCGATGGAGCTGTGTGCCAAGCCTTTTCAAGGGGCGTGGACCCCGTTGATGAATGCCAAGCCAATGTCCGCTGAGCTGGGACCGAGGCTCAAGACGGGACACTGTTTACCCTGGAGCGGATCGTGCCGGTGTGGATGATGTGGACCCTGGGTATTGCAGGAGTGTTCCTGGCCTGGGAACCCTTGTGGTCTTTGCTAGGTGGCGGCTCTGTCTCCGTGAGCCATCTCAGGAGATGGCGCCAAAACGGCAGGGTGTTCCTTCTCGACGTGCGGACCGGACCGGAATTTTCCTGGCGCCATATCCCCGGAGCGATTCACCGACCAGACCTTCTCTGGGGCAGCCGTGCCCTGCCGTTACCCAAAGACCGCCCCGTTGTGGTGGTCTGTCTGACCGGACACCGATCGCCGGTTGTGGCGTGGCGTCTGCGTCGGGCCGGATTTGAGAACGCTTTTTCCTTGCACGGGGGAATGGTCGCCTGGCTTTTAGCCCCAGGGAACAAGGAAGAACGGCAATGAGCCAAAGCTATTGCATTCCGGCGGTTTCCAAACATTGTGCTGAAAAGCGGATCAGCGACAGCCGGTTTGTGGTCACTGCCGGGCACACCCCGGATCCGGAGGCCGCCCGGGAATTTGTGTCCTTTGTCCAACAGGACCATCCTCACGCCACGCACAATTGCTGGGCGTTCGTGGCTGGGCCCGCAGGCGACAGCCGTTTCGTCGGTGCCAGTGACGACGGCGAACCAGCGGGGACGGCCGGAGCCCCCATGTTGCAGACCCTTCTTTGCAGCGGGGTGGGGGAGCTCACCATGGTGGTCAGCCGGTACTTTGGCGGCACAAAGTTGGGCACCGGGGGATTGGTTCGGGCTTACACCTCCCTGGTCCAGCTCGGTTTGCGGGGGCTTGGCCTGCACCATTACGTGCCCGGTGTCCTGTGGCATGTACTCGTCCCACACCATTGTGCGGGAGTCTTGCGCCACCGCCTTGGGGTCCTGGGGGTGGACATCGTCGATGAACATTTCGGCGTCGACCTCGAGTGGCGGCTCAAGTGTCCGCTTGCCAAACGCGACGCGGTCTGGGAGTGTCTGTATACTCTGACCCAGGGACTTGCTGTAGTGGAAGAGGAGTGAAACTCGCCCCACCCATTGTTCCCCTGGCCGCAACGCAACACACAGTTCAAACACGTACATATGATAACGACGCATGACCTTTGAACTTTGAACGACGGCACCGGAGGCGCTATGCACGTTGGCATGATCGGACTTGGTCGGATGGGGTGGAATATGAGCCGCCGGCTGCTCCAAGCCGGGCACCAGGTGGTGGCCTACAACCGCACTGTTGCCCGTAGTCAGGAACTCGCTGCTTACGGCGCGGT
The sequence above is drawn from the Desulfohalobium retbaense DSM 5692 genome and encodes:
- a CDS encoding IMPACT family protein: MSQSYCIPAVSKHCAEKRISDSRFVVTAGHTPDPEAAREFVSFVQQDHPHATHNCWAFVAGPAGDSRFVGASDDGEPAGTAGAPMLQTLLCSGVGELTMVVSRYFGGTKLGTGGLVRAYTSLVQLGLRGLGLHHYVPGVLWHVLVPHHCAGVLRHRLGVLGVDIVDEHFGVDLEWRLKCPLAKRDAVWECLYTLTQGLAVVEEE
- a CDS encoding LytR/AlgR family response regulator transcription factor, with the protein product MYPLRCLLAHPVSEIRQTLRDHCQRVAWLRVVGEAARANEALELAQNMAYNALFLAPGPMGECTGLELARLLKTMPLPPALLFVATTQDQALEAFELGALDYFLWPASTERLDQCLEKIRRIPPPPHAVQNTTAGNNAPRPAHKRETLRLDLGDDDEEHFVEALKATWSEPLATSAQRPDKLPVQSAGKTLLIPYVHIIFIAAEDDYCFVHTSSGKYLNASRLKNLEERLAQHRFFRIHRKYLVNLDMVTEVASMPGANLMLRTAGTPRIELPVSRRRIQELKSLLGL
- a CDS encoding rhodanese-like domain-containing protein, yielding MWTLGIAGVFLAWEPLWSLLGGGSVSVSHLRRWRQNGRVFLLDVRTGPEFSWRHIPGAIHRPDLLWGSRALPLPKDRPVVVVCLTGHRSPVVAWRLRRAGFENAFSLHGGMVAWLLAPGNKEERQ
- a CDS encoding acetate--CoA ligase, with protein sequence MSEQHAPEEHLFRPAAPVRMGANLSAQEIEQARAWFADNPEGFWEQAAKELQWNEPWHTVCDDGDPPTWFAGAKCNIVHNCLDRHVHSANRNKLALVWESEAGETRKWTYFELSREVNRLAAGLRRLGFQAGSVFVLCLPPLPETVALSLAIAKIGAVQSHVFVGYAAKVLRARIAALQAECVVCADGFARNGSVVGLKEIVDTALDSPEGDSVELTIVVPRLGIKQSLRTDRDLAYDDVLHPVHGNEPTTALDSDHILFVQYTSGTTGTPKGVVHTHGGYMVALNRTMNWVLDIKATDILWCQADLGWITGQSYALWGPLLAGSTTMLYEGHPLYPKADRIWRIVEKAGVSILYTTPTLMRMVKRYGPGFPAQHDLSALRLLAAVGEPLAPEVWLWWHEHIGQGQCPLLNTWWQTETGAIVISPLPANTLKPGSVGRPLPGIQAAVVDPEGTPVPANTTGHLVLYGSWPGFFNGLFREHDQSFAGYWSPSQKTYWTGDLARQDADGHLWILGRQDEVLNIAGHILGATEIENGLLVHPGVHEVAVVPVPDKIRGQAAKAYVVLKEPHQAGDALKTALTELVRQELGPVVRIKDIVFVETLPKTGSGKILRRALRDSPPA
- a CDS encoding DUF4870 family protein, with translation MAFSGGRWETIPDRGAALQTSRKLTWLTYILYAASPVFGITAIVAIVLNYIKKDDVKGTWLESHFRWQIRTFWWGLLWISLGSITAVVFIGIPILFAATVWLIYRVVKGMVYLYDERVLPLP